Proteins from a genomic interval of Streptomyces sp. SID8374:
- a CDS encoding pyrimidine reductase family protein, translated as MRSLFPVTDLTTTAAASDPSELLTDREWSLDELAEAYAYPTGLPAEGPGNAWLRANMVSTLDGAAQHDGRSQPISCAADMRIFGTLRALADVVIAGAGTVRQEGYRPARAREAFAARRAAAGQGPAPAIAVVTGSLDLDFSLPLFTEPLVPTLVVTGAGAPADRIAAARKAGAEVVIAGEGTRVDPARAVRELADRGLRRQLTEGGPRLLGQFVAAGALDELCLTLSPMLTAGDAQRIAGGPGVIVPERFALASLLEEDGFLFGRYRRRDAR; from the coding sequence ATGCGAAGCCTGTTCCCTGTGACGGACCTGACAACAACAGCCGCTGCCTCCGACCCCTCGGAGCTGCTCACGGACCGCGAGTGGAGCCTCGACGAGCTGGCCGAGGCGTACGCGTACCCCACCGGCCTCCCCGCCGAAGGCCCCGGGAACGCCTGGCTGCGCGCCAACATGGTCTCCACCCTCGACGGCGCCGCCCAGCACGACGGCCGCTCGCAGCCCATCTCCTGCGCCGCCGACATGCGCATCTTCGGCACCCTGCGGGCCCTGGCCGATGTGGTGATCGCGGGGGCCGGGACCGTACGCCAGGAGGGGTACCGTCCGGCCCGCGCCCGGGAGGCCTTCGCGGCGCGGCGGGCGGCGGCCGGGCAGGGCCCCGCGCCGGCCATCGCGGTGGTGACCGGTTCGCTGGACCTGGACTTCTCGCTGCCGCTCTTCACCGAGCCGCTGGTCCCGACCCTTGTGGTGACCGGTGCCGGGGCTCCCGCCGACCGGATCGCCGCCGCCCGGAAGGCGGGCGCGGAGGTGGTGATCGCGGGCGAGGGCACCCGGGTGGACCCGGCGCGCGCGGTGCGGGAGCTGGCGGACCGGGGACTGCGGCGGCAGCTGACCGAGGGCGGGCCCCGGCTGCTGGGCCAGTTCGTGGCGGCGGGGGCGCTGGACGAGCTCTGCCTGACGCTCTCCCCGATGCTCACGGCCGGGGACGCGCAGCGGATCGCGGGCGGCCCCGGAGTGATCGTGCCGGAACGTTTCGCCTTGGCGTCGCTGCTGGAAGAGGACGGGTTCCTCTTCGGGCGGTACCGGCGGCGGGATGCCCGGTAA
- the zapE gene encoding cell division protein ZapE, which yields MSSSTAFPGQSPLAETAPLSLCAREPRVPADRLVAEMVPPPRFDSVRFDTYVPDPNQPSQSEAVTVLAGFAAGLGGSHATGAGRRKWFGGKKPAAPSGPRGVYLDGGYGVGKTHLLASLWHATPAEPSLKAFGTFVELTNLVGALGFQQTVQTLSGHRLLCIDEFELDDPGDTVLVSSLLSRLVEHGVALAATSNTLPGKLGEGRFAAADFLREIQGLSAHFRPLRIDGEDYRHRGLPEAPPPYSDEQVTRAAYATPGASLDDFPGLLEHLAKVHPSRYGALTDELGAVCLTGVTAVPDQSTALRLVVLADRLYDREVPVLASGLPFDQLFSDEMLNGGYRKKYFRAISRLTALARDAKGLVTQ from the coding sequence GTGTCGTCCTCCACCGCGTTTCCGGGGCAGAGCCCCCTTGCCGAAACGGCCCCGCTGTCCCTGTGCGCCCGCGAGCCGCGCGTCCCCGCCGACCGTCTGGTCGCCGAGATGGTGCCGCCGCCGCGCTTCGATTCGGTGCGCTTCGACACCTACGTACCCGACCCGAACCAGCCCAGCCAGAGCGAGGCCGTGACCGTCCTCGCGGGCTTCGCCGCCGGGCTCGGCGGGTCGCACGCGACGGGTGCCGGGCGCCGGAAGTGGTTCGGGGGCAAGAAGCCGGCCGCGCCGAGCGGTCCGCGCGGGGTGTATCTCGACGGCGGCTACGGCGTCGGCAAGACCCACCTCCTCGCCTCCCTCTGGCACGCCACGCCCGCCGAGCCGTCGCTGAAGGCGTTCGGCACGTTCGTGGAACTGACGAACCTGGTCGGTGCGCTGGGGTTCCAGCAGACCGTGCAGACGCTGAGCGGGCACCGGCTGCTGTGCATCGACGAGTTCGAGCTGGACGACCCGGGCGACACCGTCCTGGTCTCCTCGCTGCTCAGCCGGCTGGTGGAGCACGGGGTGGCGCTGGCCGCGACCTCGAACACGCTGCCGGGCAAGCTCGGCGAGGGCCGGTTCGCCGCCGCCGACTTCCTGCGCGAGATCCAGGGGCTGTCCGCGCACTTCCGCCCGCTGCGCATCGACGGTGAGGACTACCGGCACCGCGGACTGCCCGAGGCCCCGCCGCCGTACTCCGACGAGCAGGTCACCCGGGCCGCGTACGCCACGCCGGGCGCGTCGCTGGACGACTTCCCGGGGCTGCTGGAACACCTGGCGAAGGTGCACCCGAGCCGGTACGGGGCGCTGACCGACGAGCTGGGCGCGGTCTGCCTGACCGGGGTGACGGCGGTGCCGGACCAGTCGACCGCGCTGCGCCTGGTGGTGCTGGCCGACCGGCTGTACGACCGCGAGGTGCCGGTGCTGGCCTCCGGGCTGCCCTTCGACCAGCTGTTCAGCGACGAGATGCTGAACGGCGGGTACCGGAAGAAATACTTCCGGGCGATCTCGCGGCTGACGGCACTGGCACGTGACGCAAAGGGCCTGGTGACGCAGTAG
- a CDS encoding indole-3-glycerol phosphate synthase: MIEKPLTPEDVDFVTTLHGEERISFVVLLQPRGDQADVLLRAIDDVAMGELKEAVREGEEPEGKEAREPAEIGLEYSLRALREAGAEAVGQVIEDHPLDKLKTVVDDAGADEVIVLTAPHYVEEFFHRDWASRARHKVGVPVLKLFAHSE, translated from the coding sequence ATGATCGAGAAGCCGCTCACTCCCGAGGACGTGGACTTCGTCACCACCCTCCACGGCGAGGAGCGGATCTCGTTCGTCGTTCTGTTGCAGCCGCGCGGCGACCAGGCCGATGTCCTGCTGCGCGCGATCGACGACGTGGCGATGGGGGAGCTCAAGGAGGCCGTCCGCGAGGGCGAGGAACCGGAGGGCAAGGAGGCCCGCGAACCCGCCGAGATCGGCCTCGAATACTCGCTACGGGCGCTGCGCGAGGCGGGCGCCGAAGCGGTCGGACAGGTGATCGAGGACCACCCCCTGGACAAGCTGAAGACCGTCGTCGACGACGCGGGCGCGGACGAGGTCATCGTCCTGACCGCCCCGCACTACGTGGAGGAGTTCTTCCACCGCGACTGGGCCTCCCGCGCCCGGCACAAGGTCGGCGTCCCGGTGCTCAAGCTCTTCGCGCACAGCGAATAG
- the msrB gene encoding peptide-methionine (R)-S-oxide reductase MsrB, translating into MPYDVEKPDEQWRAELSPAEYQVLRQAGTEPAFRGEYTDTKTAGVYSCRACGAELFRSDTKFESHCGWPSFYDPKDTDAVELIEDRSHGMVRTEVRCARCGSHLGHVFEGEGYPTPTDQRYCINSISLTLAPDES; encoded by the coding sequence GTGCCGTACGACGTCGAGAAGCCGGACGAGCAGTGGCGGGCGGAGCTGTCCCCCGCCGAGTACCAGGTCCTGCGCCAGGCCGGCACCGAACCCGCCTTCCGGGGGGAGTACACCGACACCAAGACGGCGGGCGTCTACTCCTGCCGGGCCTGCGGGGCGGAGCTGTTCCGCTCGGACACCAAGTTCGAGTCGCACTGCGGCTGGCCGTCCTTCTACGACCCGAAGGACACCGACGCGGTGGAGCTGATCGAGGACCGCAGCCACGGCATGGTCCGCACCGAGGTGCGGTGCGCCCGCTGCGGCTCGCACCTGGGCCATGTCTTCGAGGGCGAGGGCTACCCGACCCCGACGGACCAGCGGTACTGCATCAACTCGATCTCGCTGACCCTGGCGCCGGACGAGAGCTGA
- the murC gene encoding UDP-N-acetylmuramate--L-alanine ligase, with protein sequence MAPGIPAAMERPHFIGIGGAGMSGIAKILAQRGAKVAGSDAKESATAESLRALGVTVHIGHDARHLADDASCVVVSSAIRADNPELLRANELAIPVVHRSDALASLMNGLRAIAVAGTHGKTTTTSMLAVALSSLSLAPSYAIGGDLEGPGTNATHGEGDIFVAEADESDRSFQKYDPEVAIVLNVELDHHANYASMDEIYDSFETFVGKVVPGGTLVISADQPGAVELTRRVRDLSDLKVVTYGSAEDADVRVHKVTPRGLTSEVTVLLNGKFLTFTVSVPGAHYAHNAVAALAAGVALGIPAHNLASALGSYTGVKRRLQLKGEAAGVQVIDSYAHHPTEMTADLEAMRGAAADARILVVFQPHLFSRTQELGAEMGQALALADASVVLDIYPAREDPVPGITSALIIDAAKAAGAEVTAVHDQDAVPAAVAGMAKPGDLVLTMGAGDVTDLGPRILDHLSNDQ encoded by the coding sequence ATGGCACCCGGCATTCCCGCCGCCATGGAACGACCGCACTTCATCGGCATCGGCGGCGCCGGAATGTCGGGCATCGCGAAGATCCTCGCCCAGCGCGGGGCGAAGGTGGCGGGCAGCGACGCCAAGGAGTCCGCCACCGCCGAGTCGCTGCGGGCGCTGGGGGTGACCGTGCACATCGGGCACGACGCCCGGCACCTGGCCGACGACGCGTCCTGTGTGGTCGTCTCCAGCGCCATCCGCGCCGACAACCCGGAGCTGCTGCGGGCCAACGAGCTGGCCATCCCGGTGGTCCACCGCTCCGACGCGCTGGCCTCCCTGATGAACGGCCTGCGCGCCATCGCGGTGGCGGGCACCCACGGCAAGACGACCACCACATCGATGCTGGCCGTCGCCCTCTCCTCGCTGAGCCTGGCCCCCTCGTACGCCATCGGCGGCGACCTGGAGGGCCCCGGCACCAACGCCACGCACGGCGAGGGGGACATCTTCGTCGCGGAGGCGGACGAGAGCGACCGCAGCTTCCAGAAGTACGACCCCGAGGTCGCGATCGTCCTCAACGTGGAGCTGGACCACCACGCGAACTACGCCTCGATGGACGAGATCTACGACTCCTTCGAGACGTTCGTCGGCAAGGTCGTCCCCGGCGGCACCCTGGTCATCTCCGCCGACCAGCCCGGCGCGGTGGAGCTGACCCGCCGGGTCCGCGACCTCTCGGACCTCAAGGTCGTCACGTACGGCTCCGCCGAGGACGCCGACGTACGTGTCCACAAGGTCACCCCGCGCGGCCTGACCAGCGAGGTCACGGTCCTGCTGAACGGCAAGTTCCTCACGTTCACCGTCTCGGTCCCCGGCGCCCACTACGCCCACAACGCGGTCGCCGCCCTCGCCGCCGGGGTCGCCCTCGGCATCCCGGCGCACAACCTCGCCTCGGCGCTCGGCAGCTATACCGGGGTCAAGCGCCGCCTCCAGCTCAAGGGCGAGGCGGCGGGCGTGCAGGTCATCGACTCGTACGCGCACCACCCCACCGAGATGACCGCGGACCTGGAGGCCATGCGCGGCGCCGCCGCCGACGCCCGCATCCTGGTCGTCTTCCAGCCGCACCTGTTCTCCCGTACGCAGGAGCTGGGTGCGGAGATGGGCCAGGCCCTCGCGCTGGCCGACGCCTCCGTGGTCCTGGACATCTACCCGGCCCGCGAGGACCCGGTCCCGGGCATCACCAGCGCCCTGATCATCGACGCGGCGAAGGCGGCGGGCGCCGAGGTCACCGCCGTCCACGACCAGGACGCGGTCCCGGCCGCCGTCGCGGGAATGGCGAAGCCCGGTGATCTCGTTCTCACCATGGGAGCGGGCGATGTCACCGACCTCGGCCCGCGCATCCTGGACCACCTGTCGAACGACCAGTAG
- a CDS encoding OsmC family protein, producing the protein MATTRQAHTVWEGNLIEGKGVVTFDSSGIGDYPVSWPSRSEQANGRTSPEELIAAAHSSCFSMALSHALAGAGTPPTKLETKADVTFQPGTGITGIHITVEGEVPGLDESGFVKAAEEAKANCPVSQALSGTPITLSASLA; encoded by the coding sequence ATGGCTACCACGCGTCAGGCGCACACGGTCTGGGAAGGCAACCTGATCGAGGGCAAGGGGGTCGTCACCTTCGACTCCTCCGGCATCGGTGACTACCCCGTCTCCTGGCCGTCCCGCTCGGAGCAGGCGAACGGCAGGACGAGCCCCGAGGAGCTCATCGCGGCCGCCCACTCCAGCTGCTTCTCGATGGCGCTCTCGCACGCTCTCGCCGGGGCCGGCACTCCTCCCACCAAGCTGGAGACGAAGGCAGACGTCACCTTCCAGCCCGGCACCGGTATCACCGGCATCCACATCACCGTCGAGGGCGAGGTCCCCGGTCTGGACGAGTCGGGCTTCGTGAAGGCGGCCGAGGAGGCCAAGGCGAACTGCCCGGTCAGCCAGGCGCTGTCGGGTACGCCGATCACGCTGTCGGCCTCGCTGGCCTGA